A segment of the Actinomyces sp. oral taxon 171 str. F0337 genome:
CTGAGCCTCACCCAAGGCCAGGATGCAGTGACCCAGCGGCGCACAGCGGTTCGTACGACGATCTCCTCCACTGTCATGTGCGCCGTCGTTCTGTTCCTCGGCGCGGCAATTCTGAGGTTCTTCGGCATCGGCGTCGACGATTTCCGGATTGCAGGCGGAATCGTTCTGCTCATCATCTCCTTGTCCATGCTCAACGGCAGCGGCTCCAGCGCCCACGAGGGGAGCGCGCAGGAGAAGGAGCAGCACGACGTCGTTGCTGGTGATGGGAACGATGTCGCCTTCTACCCCATGACCTTTCCCATCCTCGTGGGGCCGGGAACGATTGCAACCATCATCGTCATCCAGTCACAGGCCCGGGGGCTGGTTGGGCATGCGGCGGTTGCGGCTGCATTGGCGGCCGTCCTCGTGGCACTCGGGATCGTTCTCTACTTCTCAGCCAGCATCGGCGCTCGTCTGTCCATGACGATGCGTACCATCATGACTCGCCTCATGGGAATGATTCTGGCCTCGATCGCGGTACAGATGATCGTCGTCGGGATCCAGCACCTCTTCCCCGGGCTGACTCGCTGAGATGCGCCCCACGTGTGGGTTCCTGAGAGGAACTGGCCCCTCAGGGACTCTGAGGGTAGCCTCACCTTCAGATGTTGCCGGGAGCACCCCGCCCCGGCATACGGCAACACGGTAGGAAGGTAAGCGTGTGACGTCCGTTCAGGTTCCCGACATCATGCAGCGCGCCCGGCGCATGGCCAGGCGTCTCCTGGCCGGCAGTGGAAGCGCCGCAGTGACGGCCTACCGCATTGACCCCTCCGCGCCGGCTGCCTTCGTCGCTCACGCTATGCGGGCTGATGGCCGGATCCTCGTCGCTGCGTGTCCGCCGGAGGGTACCCCGCTGGCCATCGCGCCCGACGGCGTGGCCGTCGACGTCCGGCTCGACGTCACTCTCGATGCCGCCGA
Coding sequences within it:
- a CDS encoding MarC family protein → MAIAVLVKALGAFFAIMNPFVNLPLFLSLTQGQDAVTQRRTAVRTTISSTVMCAVVLFLGAAILRFFGIGVDDFRIAGGIVLLIISLSMLNGSGSSAHEGSAQEKEQHDVVAGDGNDVAFYPMTFPILVGPGTIATIIVIQSQARGLVGHAAVAAALAAVLVALGIVLYFSASIGARLSMTMRTIMTRLMGMILASIAVQMIVVGIQHLFPGLTR